Within Burkholderia cepacia GG4, the genomic segment GCTGCTCGGATTGCCGCCCGCGAATGTGCTCGTCACGCCGCCGACGGTACCGGTCGGCGTAGGGTTCGGGGTTCCGGTGACGGAGCCGCTGCCGAGCGCGACATCGCCGGTGTTGTTGGCGACCGCATTCGGACCGATCGCGACCGAGTCGGTGCCGAGTGCCTTGCTGTCCGTGCCCGTCGAATTTGCGTGGAAGTACTTGATGCCCTGGTTGTTGATGCTGTCGATTGCCGAGCCAACGCTGTTGGCGGTCGACGTCGTGCCGTTCGAGTTGTACGTGGTGTACGACGGAGCGGAGACCGTACCGGTTGCCGGGTTGTAGCTGGCACCGCCGCCGAGTGCTGCGGCGGTGCTGGTGCCGAGATTGTCGGTCTTGGTCGCGACCGTGCTGAGGCCGGTGGACAGCGAACCGATCGAGCTGTTAGCCGACGAGAGGCCGGTCGACGTGGACGTGGACAACGAAAGGACGGTGCTGTTGGTCGAGCTGAGGCCGGTAGACAGCGAACCGATCGAACTATTGGCCGACGAGAGACCGGTCGACGTAGACGACGAAAGCGACGCAACCGAGCTATTGGTCGAACTCAGTCCCGTGGACAGCGAGTTGATACCCGTCGACGTCGAGGTGGAGAGCGACGTGATCGAGCTGGTGGCGGAGGAGAGACCGGTCGACGTGGACGACGAAAGCGAACTAACCGAGCTATTGGTCGAACTCAGTCCCGTGGACAGCGAGTTGATACCGGTCGAAGTCGACGTGGACAACGACGTGATCGAGCTATTCGCCGACGAGAGACCGGTCGACGTGGAAGACGAAAGCGAAGTAACCGAGCTGTTGGTCGCACTCAGGCCCGTCGACAGTGAGTTGATGCCAGTCGAGGTCGAGGTGGAGAGCGACGTGATCGAGCTGTTAGCCGACGACAGGCCCGTCGACGTGGACGACGAAAGCGACGTCACCGAACTATTGGTCGAACTCAGTCCCGTGGACAGCGAGTTGATACCCGTCGAGGTCGAGGTGGACAACGACGTGATCGAGCTGTTTGCCGACGAGAGACCGGTCGACGTGGAAGACGAAAGCGAAGTAACCGAGCTGTTGGTCGCACTCAGGCCGGTGGACAGCGAGTTGATACCGGTCGAGGTCGAGGTGGAGAGCGACGTGATCGAGCTGTTAGCCGAAGACAGACCCGTCGAAGTCGAGGTGGACAACGACGTGATCGAGCTGTTTGCCGACGAGAGACCGGTCGACGTGGACGACGAAAGCGAAGTAACCGAGCTGTTGGTCGAGCTCAGGCCCGTCGACAGCGAGTTGATGCCCGTCGAAGTCGAGGTGGACAGCGACGCGATCGAGCTATTAGCCGACGAGAGACCGGTCGACGTAGACGACGAAAGCGACGTCACGGAGCTGTTTGTCGAGCTCAGGCCCGTCGACAGCGAGTTGATGCCCGTCGAAGTCGAGGTCGACAGCGACGTGATCGAGCTGTTGGCCGAGGAGAGACCGGTCGACGTGGAAGACGAGAGCGAAGTAACCGAGCTGTTGGTCGCACTCAGGCCCGTCGACAGCGAGTTGATGCCAGTCGAAGTCGAGGTGGAGAGCGACGTGATTGAACTGTTAGCAGATGACAGACCCGTCGAAGTCGAGGTGGACAACGACGTGATCGAGCTATTCGTCGACGACAGACCGGTCGATGTGGACGACGAAAGCGACGTCACCGAGCTGTTGGTCGAGCTGAGGCCGGTCGACAGCGAGTTGATACCGGTCGAGGTCGAGGTGGAAAGCGACGTGATCGAGCTGTTCGCCGACGAGAGACCCGTCGACGTAGACGACGAAAGCGACGTAACCGAGCTGTTGGTCGCACTCAGGCCGGTCGACAGCGAGTTGATGCCCGTCGAAGTCGAGGTGGAAAGCGACGTGATCGAGCTGTTCGCCGACGAGAGACCGGTCGACGTGGAAGACGAAAGCGAAGTTAACGAACTCTTGGTCGCGCTCAGGCCCGTCGACAGGGAGCTGATACCCGTCGAAGTCGAGGTGGAGAGCGACGCAACCGAGCTGTTGGTCGAACTCAGGCCGGTGGACAGCGAGTTGATGCCGGTTGAAGCGGACGTGGACAGCGACGTGATCGAGCTATTCGCCGACGAGAGCCCCGTCGACGTGGAGGACGACAGCGAAGTAACTGCGCTGTTGGTTGAGCTCAGACCCGTCGAAAGCGAGCTGATACCGGTCGAGGTCGACGTGGACAGCGACGTGATCGCGCTATTCGCCGACGAAAGCCCCGTCGACGCCGACGACGACAGGCTGCTGATCGCGCTCGTCGTCACGCTCATGCCGGTGCTGAGCTGGGACACGGTGACGGCGTCCTGCGGTGCCGACCCGTCGGCGACGTTCGTGATGCGACGCAGCGCCGTCGAACTGCCGACCGACACTTCCGACAGCGGCGCGGTGCTGCCCGTCAGGTAGCCCGTGCCCGTCGGTGCTGCCGTGCCGGTTACGCTGCCCGCGCCGATTGCGACGCTGGATGCATAGTTGGCCGTGCCGCCGAGCGCCAGCGCATTGGTGCCCGTTGCCGTCGCGCCGTTGCCGATGGCGGATGCGCCAGAGCCGGCTGCGGTGGCAGCCGAACCGAGCGCCGTACCGTTGGTACCTGCCGCCGTGACGGTTGCGTTCGCGCCGATCGCGATACCCGAGGTGGTCGCCGCGTTGACGTTCGAGTACCGGCCTACCGCGATCGCGTTGGTGCCTGCCGCTACGGCGCCACCCAGCCCGGAACTGTTGCCTCCGCCGAGTGCGACCGAACTGCTGCCCGATGCCGTGGTGTCGTTGCCGACCGCCGTAGCGCCGATATTGAGCGCATTCGAGCCGGAGCCGATGCCGATCGCGCTCGACCCGGTCGCCACGGAACGCTGGCCGAACGCCTGTGAATAGCTGCCCGATGCGGTCGCGTTTGCGCCGATCGCGATCGACGTTGCGCCGCTGGCCGTCGTCGTGCTGCCCGAGTTGCCGCCGATGGCGATCGCTTGAGCGCCCGAGGCCACGACGGAGCCACCAGCGCCGCCCGTGCTGTATTGCGCGTGCGCGACGTTGCCGACGGTCGCCCCCGCTACGAGCGCAACGGTTGCCACGGCCTTTACGACGGCGGACTTGTTCGGCTTGCCCCGTGCCGAATCGTGTTCGGATGCCGCGACCCAGGCGCCAAGGGCTTCGTTCCAGATCGAGCGGTACGTGCGGTTCATGTCCTGCTACCTCCAAATAAGCACGCAACACACTGGTCTATTTCGTTAGATGAATGTGCCGTGCGCTCGCGCGAATCTTAAAATTGATGGGCGGAGTTTATTGGAGGAGGTTTTGGGAGACTGACAAACAGTGAAAAATGAGATGATTTGAAAGTTAAAAGATAGTTAATACATCGTGTCTTGATGTATTTGCTTGTAATTAGTATGAAAAAAATAAGAATGCTAAGTGTATGATTGTGTGTGGTGCGAGCGAAGAGAATTAAATGTATAAAAATCAATGTGTTGCGTGTGTTTTGTGTGGCGGGCCACATATCTAGAATCTTAAAAAGTAAGACAAATGAAATTGCAAACGTTTGCGCGCACGCTCAAACTTTCACCATTGTAATATTTCGGATGCCGCTAATTCGGATGTGCTTGGCTGGCTCGTTAATTTGTTAATTTTGGATTTATTAACAAATTTTATTTTGATTTTATGATTCAGAATGAAATCAAATAAACGCGAAAAGACGTTCTTTGGGCTATGCCGATTTGCGCATCTGGGTTGCCGTATTCGCCCGTGGGGCGGGCGTCTCGCGGCGGCCCGCTTCATGAAATTGTAAAAAAGTGAAACAGAGTCGCCGGCCTTTCTGTAAACGTTTCATTTCCGAATCCGTCCTATTGACGAGATTTCGGATGGTGGATTGGGGGCGAATTAGACGCGGGAGTCAGACGGCCCCCGCGAGCCAGGCTCGCAATCGCAGCCGTGGCGGTGCGTACGATCGCCCGTCGCAGCGGTCGGCGCGCAATCGCGAACGCCGGCGGGCGTGCCGGAAATGTCAGATCGCGGGTGCGACGACGTGTCCCGGTCCGCGGGGAGGCGGGCAGGCGTGCCGGAAGACGAGGGGAAAGGGGATCGGTTGAAAGGCGACGCGCACCGCTCCGGATGCGCGGTCGGAGCGCTGCCGTGCGCTCCAGCCCGCGCAACCTCTTGCCAGGTGCCGCGACGTTATTTCCGCAGGAATCGCAGCGCGAGGCGCGCGATGCGCGGCACGAACATTGGGCGCAGCAGCCGTTTGTCGTATCCCGCCATGCGTCGGTCGTTCTCGCTGAGGCACAGCTCGATCAGTTCGCGCGGGTTCAGCGCATCGCCAATGTCCGCGGTGCTCGACGCGGGAAAGTTCGCGTCGTGCGCGACGCCGTCGGCGTCGATGCCGCGCGCGATCCTGATGCGCTCCCGGATCAGGACCGTCCACACGGCCGCGACGCGTGCGAAGAACCACGGCCGCCGCCACCACGGCAAATTGCGCCAGTACCACGCGTACCAGTTCACGAAGAACAGGATGTGCCGGCCTTCTTCCTGGATCACGGGCTCGAAGGTGTCGACGAGTTCGGGCGGGAAATAGCCGGAGCGCTGCGCGGAGCGGAACAGGCCGAACGCGAAGAAGCTGTCGATGCATTCGCTGAAGCCGGTCATCATCCACGACCACTCGGGGTCCGTCGGTGCCGGATAGGCTGGTTCGGGGGCGAGCTTGATGCCGTATGCGTTGACCAGCTTCGACAGCACGACCTTGTGACGTGCCTCCTCGCCGCCGTCCATCTCGAGCGCGCTGCGCAGCAGCGGATCGTCGACGGTGGCCGCGAAGGTGGCGACGCGGATCGACGCGCGGCCTTCGGTTTGCACGGCGATGTCCCAGATCGGCAGCGACGTGAGTCGCTTGAGCTCGTCAGGCTTGAGCGGTGGCCAGTCGATGACGGCCGGCTTGTACGGGTTGTGTGTATCGAGCAGCATGCGGCAGAACATCTGCCTGTGCGCATCGGAACCGATCCTGACCGGACCTCGGCTCTCGAAGGTCCAGTTGCGCATGGCGTGATCTGCCGCTGCATGGTCTTCCTGCAGCGTGTCGGACATGGCTGTTGTTATGCGATTACGAGATGAAAGATTCTTGCATAGCTCGCGTAATCGCGTATTTTCGTGCGGCCCCGTACAGCCGCACCCTGCACTCAGGCCTGGGTGTCGACCCAGAGGCGCCCCCAGCGGGACGCATAGGCGAGCGCGTGTTCCTCTTCAAAGAAGAAATCGATCGCGTCGAACGACACGGCGTGCGGCGACGGGCCGCCGCTCGCCTTCTCGATCGTCAGGTTGGCGGCGAACAGCCCGTTCGGCAGCCGGGCAGCAGCGGGGGCGACTTCATAGCCCTTGTAGCGGATCGTGCGGTTCATGGCGTGCGCGCAGAGGGTTCGGGCTTTCAGCGTACGAAAACGCGCGGCCCGCGTGAACCAATCTTTCGGCCAATGCTAATCACGTGACGAGCCGTATCGTTATCGGCGCGGGACGGCGGGCATGGAACGGGATGGATGCGTGAGCGCGATTCGCGCCGGACCTGCGGACACGCGCCGCCCGCGCGCGGCGAACGTCGTCGACCGGGCGCGGGTGGCGGGAAGGCTGGGGTTACGTGTGGTTGGCGATCTTCAGCACGGGCGCGAGCGCGTCGACCGATGCGGCATGCGTGGCCGCGCGATGCGATGCGAACGCGAGCGCGAATTCGGCCGCCTGCGAGCCGACGGTCTCGAGCTGTGCGACGACCTTCGGATCCGAGCAGCTGTCGGCGCTGTCGAAGCGCGTTTCGAGCGTGTTCACGGTGGCGCCGAACGGGGTCGGCCAGCCGCGCAGGGCGTGGACGATCGAGCGCAGCGACGTCAGCACGGTGCCGGCCGCTTGCCAGCCGTACGCCGTGACGATCAGGCCGACCGCGCGACCGTCGAGATACGGGCGCTCGTCGGCGCGCAGTTCCTCGAGCGTGTCGAGCGCGTTCTTCACGAGGCCGGACACGCCGCCGTGGTAGCCGGGCGTCGCGATGATGATCGCGTCGGCTTCGCGCACGGTGTCGATCAGCTCGCGCTGCGCGTCGGTCAGTGTTTTGTGTTCGGGCGCGTAGTGCGGCAGCGTATGCAGGAACGGGCCGTCGAACAGGCGCGTGCGTGCGCCGGCGGCTTGCGCGCCGCGCAGCGCGAACGACAGCGCGCGCTCGGTCGACGACGCGGCTCGGGTGGTGCCGCCGATGCCGACAACGAACGGTCGGCGGTGTTGATCGAATGCAGTCAAGGGGCGCTCCTCGGAATGGCTTGCCCGGCTAAGCACAGGCTTAAAACCAAATGGTAACGACCCCGCCGCCACTCTGAAAACGACTTTTCGTTCTATCGATATGCCGTGCGCGAGGGGCAATCGTGCGAGCGGTGACGCAGATGGATAGCAGAATTGCTTGGTTGGGACGGCCTGCCGTGCTCGATAAGATGGGCCCGTCTCCTCCATGATGTTGTCTCTACTGACATGGGTTGGCCCCGCCGCGCGGATGCAGGCGGGGCTTTTTTTCGTCCGGCGCAGAAAAGAGGGCGCGATGCATGGCGCGCGCCGCGCCGCGCTCGCCCGCCCGTCCGGCCCGGTGCGTCAGCCGAACACCGGCCGGAAGAAGCTGCGTTCGTAGCTGACGATGCAGCGCGTTTCCTCCGCGTAGCGGAACGCGGCCTGGCAGGCCGGATCGTCCTTCGAGCGTTCGCGGTAGCGCTCGTATTCGGCGAGGCTCGGGAACGAGAACATCGCGAGCGCAATGTCGTTCGCGCCTTCGGACGGCAGGAAGTAGCCGTGATGCGTGCCGCCGAATTGCTCGACGAGCGGGATCCACATCTTGCCGTAGATTTCGAACTGCTCGAGTTTGTACGGATCGATGACGTAGCGAAGGAAGCAGGTGACCATGGTCGCTCGCGGTGCGGTGAAGGATCAGCGAGTCTGGATCGCGTCGCCGAGCGTGTCAACGACGCAGCAGCGGCACGCGTGCTGAAGACGCGCCGCGCATTGCTTGCGTGAACAACGATCGGTGTTTTCAGGCGCAGCGACGAAGCCAGGGATGGCGCAAACATGCTTGCCATCGCTGCGTCGTGCCGCTTCGATACCGCGCGATTTTTACGACATTTTTTCTTGCGACGCCCGCCGGCGCGCTCCTAGACTTCGGTCATCCTGACCACGGAGCGCTGCCATGTCGATATCCCGGAACACGATCGCCGAACGTTCACCCGCCGCGCCGCCTTTCGTGCGCGCCGACCGGGTCGTCGTGCGGCGCTTCGATCCGGCGTTCGACAGTTACGCGCGGCTCACCGCGCTGCTGCATCGCGCGTTCGCGCGGCTCGGTGCGATGGGGCTCAACTGCACGTGCGTCGACCAGGACGAGGGCGTCACGCGGCGCCGCGCGGAAGCGGGCGAGTGTTATGTCGCGGTGTCCGGCGGCCGCGTGGTCGGCACGATGACGCTCTACGCCACGGATTCGTCGTCGGCGTGCTCGCTGTACCGTCACGACGGCGTCGCGAGCGTGCGGCAGGTGGCCGTCGATCCCGACTGGCAAGGCGGCGGGATCGGCGCGACGCTGCTGGCGTTTGCCGGGCAGTGGGCCGCGTTGCGCGGCTATTCGTTGCTCGCACTCGATACGCCGCATCCCGCGTCGCATCTGCTGGCGTTCTATCGGGCCCAAGGCTTCGACGTCGTCGATATCGTGCGTTTCGCCGGCAAGCGCTACGACAGCGCGATCCTGTGCAAGCGCCCGGTCGTATTGCTCGCGCGTTGCATGTCGCCGGGATCGCGGCTGATCGTGCGGCATGTCGCGATCGCGCATGCGCGGGCGCCGCGTGCCGTCGCGCGGGCCCGGGCTCGCGCCGATGGGCGCTTGCGCCGAAGCGTGCGTGCCGCGGCAATGGGCGCGGCCGGTGCGGCCAGCTGCCGGTCGTCGCCGTGGCGGGCGCGTCAGCACGGTCGCGTCGCGGCCCGATAGGCGCGCGGCACCGAGGCGTTTCGTGGTGCCCACCTTGCGGCACGACTTCACTCGTCGCGCTTGACCGTATCGCCGCCGCCGCGCGCGAGGCGCCACGCAATCGTCCCGAGCACGCCGACCGCCACCACCAGCGCGCCCCACAGCACGTAGCGGCGGGTCGCGTCCGTATCGGTGGTGGCAGACGGCGGGTGTGCCGACGCCGGCAACGCCGCGCCGACGCGCGCGGGCCGTACTTCCGGCGCCATCCCGACCAGCAGCGCATCGCGGCTCACGGCCGACGACGGCAGCGACGCATTGCCGACGCCGAGCGTAAACGGCGGCATGCCGCGCGCGACGAAGGTGAGCGCGGCCGGATGCCAGCCGACCGCGACGGTCGGCTGCCCGCCGCCGAGCCCGCCGTTGCGCATGTCGACGACGATCCGCCACGCGCGATCCGGATTTGGCGCAAATGCCAGTGGCGGATTGCGCTGCTCGCCGCCCTTGCCCTGCAGCCGGAACAGCACGGCGCCGGCGACGTCGCGCCAGGGTGTTTGTGCGTCGGGCCGGCTTTGAAGCGTTGCGCGCGCAACCGTATTCGGCTGCGGCAGGTCGATCCGCACGCGGTCGACCGGATACGGGCCGTCGGTGTCGAACAGGTATTCGCCGGGCGCGCTGCCGGCGCGTGCGTGCGCGGCGTCGCGCCATTGACGCGGCACGGTCGCGGTGTCCGTCGAGCGCGCATCGCGCGGATGCGTTTCGATGTCGATCGACGCGATCGCCGGCGTGCCGTCGAGCCAGTCGAGCCGCAGGTAGCGCGGCCCCGTGCCTTCGAGCGCGATGCGCTCCTGGACCAGCATGTCGTCGCCGCGCCCGACCTTCAGCAGTTGCGTGCTGCCGAGCGAGCGCCAGTTGCGCAGGTCGTCGCTCGCTTCGACGGCGACGCGCCCCTGGTAGCTGTCGTCGCTCACATGCACGAGCAGCGCGTCGACCTCGCCGTCCGCATGCGACACATCGACGAGATCGGCCGTGTGCTTCGTGCGAGCCGGCGCGGTGACGGCCGCGCGCAGCGAGCCGTCCGGCGCGACCGATACGCCGAGCGGCGCGTGACCGTCGTCGCTGCGGGCCGGCGGCAGCGGGAACCAGTGCACCGACGTGCGCAACGGTGGCACGGCCGCCGCCGCGGGCGCATCGAGCGAATATGGCACGGGTTCGCCGGCGCCGTTGAAAATCCGCAGGTCGCCGAGATCGTCGCGCCGGCTTGCCGCATACACGGCCTGCGGCACGGTGAGCTGGTAATACGCGGCGCTGCCGTCGAGATCGAGCGCGAAGCGCTGGGCGACGCGTTCGGCGCCGGGCGTGCCGTCGGCCGCCGCGAACGACGCCAGCAGGCTCAGGCCCAGCAGGGCGGCGAGTCGTTTCATTGCGGGTCGTCCCGTTGGGTCGCGGCCTTCGGCGGCAGCGGCGAGAAATAACCGATCAACAGCAGCAGCACGCCGATGCCGATGAACGACACGATGCGTTCGATGCCGGTGACGTGCGACAGGTCGAACAGGAACAGCTTGATCACCGTGAGCGCGAGCAGCGCGGCGCCGACGAACCACAGCGGACGCAACCCGCGCCGCGTGGCCCAGATCATCGTCGCGAGCGCGCAGAGCGTCCAGTACACGGAGACCGACGCCTGCACGAGCGTCGATTCCGCCATCGCGTCGAATGCGTACGGCACGCCGGTCCAGTGATACAGCGTG encodes:
- a CDS encoding NIPSNAP family protein, which produces MVTCFLRYVIDPYKLEQFEIYGKMWIPLVEQFGGTHHGYFLPSEGANDIALAMFSFPSLAEYERYRERSKDDPACQAAFRYAEETRCIVSYERSFFRPVFG
- a CDS encoding DUF3999 domain-containing protein; its protein translation is MKRLAALLGLSLLASFAAADGTPGAERVAQRFALDLDGSAAYYQLTVPQAVYAASRRDDLGDLRIFNGAGEPVPYSLDAPAAAAVPPLRTSVHWFPLPPARSDDGHAPLGVSVAPDGSLRAAVTAPARTKHTADLVDVSHADGEVDALLVHVSDDSYQGRVAVEASDDLRNWRSLGSTQLLKVGRGDDMLVQERIALEGTGPRYLRLDWLDGTPAIASIDIETHPRDARSTDTATVPRQWRDAAHARAGSAPGEYLFDTDGPYPVDRVRIDLPQPNTVARATLQSRPDAQTPWRDVAGAVLFRLQGKGGEQRNPPLAFAPNPDRAWRIVVDMRNGGLGGGQPTVAVGWHPAALTFVARGMPPFTLGVGNASLPSSAVSRDALLVGMAPEVRPARVGAALPASAHPPSATTDTDATRRYVLWGALVVAVGVLGTIAWRLARGGGDTVKRDE
- a CDS encoding NADPH-dependent FMN reductase, with product MTAFDQHRRPFVVGIGGTTRAASSTERALSFALRGAQAAGARTRLFDGPFLHTLPHYAPEHKTLTDAQRELIDTVREADAIIIATPGYHGGVSGLVKNALDTLEELRADERPYLDGRAVGLIVTAYGWQAAGTVLTSLRSIVHALRGWPTPFGATVNTLETRFDSADSCSDPKVVAQLETVGSQAAEFALAFASHRAATHAASVDALAPVLKIANHT
- a CDS encoding GNAT family N-acetyltransferase — its product is MSISRNTIAERSPAAPPFVRADRVVVRRFDPAFDSYARLTALLHRAFARLGAMGLNCTCVDQDEGVTRRRAEAGECYVAVSGGRVVGTMTLYATDSSSACSLYRHDGVASVRQVAVDPDWQGGGIGATLLAFAGQWAALRGYSLLALDTPHPASHLLAFYRAQGFDVVDIVRFAGKRYDSAILCKRPVVLLARCMSPGSRLIVRHVAIAHARAPRAVARARARADGRLRRSVRAAAMGAAGAASCRSSPWRARQHGRVAAR